TCTGCGTGCAGATGAAGCAAGAAGTGTTATGGTGAGGCTGACAATTCGTCAACTAGTTTGTCTCGGAGCATGTCGGTCCTACTGGCAGCAATGAAATAGTAGCACAGGAGGAAGTTTCAAACTGTTTGAATCCTGAACCTCTGTGTCTGTGTCTGTGTCTGTGTCTGTGTCTGTGCGTGCAGATGAAGCAAGAACTGTTGTGAGGCTGACAATTCGTCAACTAGTTTGTCTCGGAGCAGGTCGGTCCTACTGGCAGCAATAGTTGGTTAGAAATAGTAGTACAGGAGGAATTGAGATCTCGTTGGCTAAAAAAAAAGGCGAAAGACTGATTTGTtaagaaagaaaaatactgtttcagttaaaaaaaataagttaaaaaaatagattataagagaagcgaacatgacccGTTTCGGTCTGCGGTAGGATACTGTTTGAATCCTGAACCTCTGTGTCTGTTGCGGAAAACAGGCACAAGCTGCCTGATTCTACTATTCCATACTAGCAAGTAGCAACAGTGTGAATCTGAGATACTCCTGTACAATATCTGAAGATACAAGAATAATATACGCAACTTGCTGTGCAGTAGTACCATGTTTGCTCTTTTTTTTTCAGGGTATATGGGCCTATTCATTAACGAACTTAATCATCTGAAGAACAGTACTCTTTCAGTTGTCTTCTTATATATTGTCTTGTACTGCACATGTgttttagtgagatggttgtggCCTGTAAGCACAGGatcattgtgcttgtgctataTATCTGAAGAACAGTTGCTTGCTAAACTCATCTGAGCTAACACTCCAAGGGACAATACATACATGTTAACCCCCAAATCCAGGCAGCAGGTAGTAACCTAACCAATTACCTAACCTCCTGTCCACAGTTGTCTGACCAAACATTTACAAATATATACTTACTGTAGTTTGTCGCCGGTGACTTTTCCTCCTTCCTTGGTACAAGTCCAAGTAACCGGGAGGCTGTTACACGCCGATCGAAGCTGACGCTTAGTTAGTTAACTAAATTTGTTATTTATGTAATCTGTGAGTAGTTCAGCATGCACAATCCGTGTACACGGCAGATGATGAGAAGGAAACCATCAATCACAAGTCATACCAATAAGAGACATGGAACTAACGAGAGCCATGATTgactttagaaaaaaaaaatgaaaacattaACTGCACTTTGTCCAATGAACAATGTGGCTTCAGGCCCTTTTTTTTATGCTATAACTCGGTTGAGACCATGCAATCCTACTTCCTACACGAATACTACATTAGATTAGATAGATACTTAGCCCAATATAAAATATATTCTAGGGAGAGGAGAAGAGGATCAGAGGAGCAGCCTATGATGAAGTCAAAGGCATAGCTGAGAAGCATGGAAAAGCCATGAGCAGTGAGCATGACAGCGACACGCCCATCCAATGAGTGCAGAGTGACTAGCAACAGGGCCTGATGATTCCTACTGGGGGAGCACAGAAAGCACAGCTAGGAGCCTGAAACGCTGCTGCTGAAGCTGTAGTACCTTGTTGACGGCCTGCGTTGGTTAGGCCAATAGAAGAAGTGGACGGAAGCGCACACGCATGGTGATTGCTGGTTTGGACAAGGCAAAACGCCAAAGGCATGGTGTCTGCTGGTGCCATTTGTGTAGCTTGGCAAGGGATGTTTTTGAGGTGATCTTGACCTGAGTGAGACACATGGACATAGACGGTTACTGTGACTCTGTGAGTGGTGCTGATCTGAGACTTCTAATCCCTGGAGCTGGAGTGAGAGCTTGGTGCTCTGTTCTATGGCCAAGCAGGTGACTGAATATGCCAGAGAAGTTGGGACGGAACGGCTCTTGTAAAACTGACAAACAAAAAGGCTAAGAAAACAAACAGAAAAAAACCCGCCGTTGCCGGGGGATCGAACCCGGGTCGCCCGCGCGACAGACGGGACTACTCACAACTATACTACAAGTACTTTATTGGAGGTGCTCCTTACAAAATTATAGACAAATCACAGATAGTAGCAAATCCAAGACACCGCTGCGATTCAATTATGGTTTTTTTTTGTGTGAATCAATTCAATTCTGATTCAAATAGTTACAGTAGATCTGGAGATTGTGCAGGTTATGGTACGAAACACACTCTTTAACTAGATGTGTTTCAAAATAACTGCAAACAGGGATCACGCCTGCCGATAGCATGTTGTTTCAGCAACATCATATTATTTGGAGTTAAATGCACCGTAGGTTCATTAACTTTTGGCGATGTGTCATTTGGGTCTATCAATTTTCAAACTGTGTTTTTTGTCCATTAATTTTTTGTGGTatgtcatccaggtccatcaactttcaaactatATTTTTAGgttcattaacttttggtggtgtgtcatctaggtccatcaacttttaaattgcATTTATGGAtccctaaactttttaactggttcaccgtaggtccataccccttcgtttaaCGAATAGATCTGACATGACACGTCAAAAAAGCAGTCACCGTGAAGTAAAGGACGAGATCACTATCCAGAGATACTCTTCAATACGAAGAACCTGATAGGATCATCATCTAGGGTTTCTCGAGCGGCGGCTCGACGGCGAATAAACTCCACAATAAAATACAATCTAATCTACCCGGTACAAGGCCGAATGCCAAAGGTATAGGCACGCAGGCCACCTAACCCAAATAAAACTCGGACTCTACCAGCCCAACTAGGATCGATTCGACTACCATACATGGCACGTCCAAACGTAGCCACCAATTTGATTCACGTACACAGGTGCACGCAGACACTAAAAGCTAGATGCTAGATAAAAGATCATGTATCACAACTGGATAGGAAACTAATGCATGGAAATAATAAAATACTACGGCAAGGATGCTAACCACGTTGGGAAAATTCCATTGATGATCCCCACCTCTTTAGAATTAGTACTGATGTATTTTGTTGGCTTCATTTTCTCCTCATTTCCACGCAATAATAAAGTACCTCTTTAAAATATCCTTGATGACAGTTCAACCGCCGTAAATTTCTTTATGTCCATAATATATTTATCCTTAAAAATAATAATCCCAAATTTAAGACCAGAGGATATTAACAAATTATCAGTTGCTACATTTGAATTATTGTCAGACAAGTCTCCATGAACATTTTGAGGAGTTATAGACTCATCAGCTACTCCACAGTGACTGCTTATTTAACGTGCCCTGTCAGATCTATTCGCTAAACGAAGAGGTATAGATCTATGGTGAACCAGTTAAAAAATTTAGGGAcccaaaaatacagtttgaaagttgatAAACCTAGAtaacacaccaccaaaagttaatggacccaaaaatgcAGTTTTAAAGTTAATTGACCTGAATGACACACCACTAAAAGTTAATGGATCCAAAAATGCAGTTTAAAAGTTGATCACCTAGAtaacacaccaccaaaagttaatagaCCTACAGTGCATTTAACTCTATTATTTGGGTAACTTCCCACCACTTCTACAAAATGTTCATTCAAACCACCACCAGTCTGAACATGGATTCGTATAAACCCCACAGTACGAAATTTAACAGAATATGGAACAATGAACATGTGGTGAGAGGGGCCTGATGATCTGTTCAATATATCTATGTTTTACATCCACCAATATGCAATACAACACTGTTTGAGGGAGGGCGCATAACAGCGAGCCAACAAATCATCGGATGGGCGTGTACGAGTGGCCCCCAGAGGACGGGCCAGAGCCCTTCTGCTGCTCCTCGGCCGCCATCTTCTCCTTGGTCATCGTCCCGACGTCTGTGGCAGCCTTGGTGACCTTGTTGAACGCGCCGGTGACCCATGAGGCACCGGTGAAGACGTACCTGTTCTTCATGATGGCGGACCCGGCGCTGCTCACCTTCTGCTCGGCGGCAGCGAATGCAGACTTGGTCTTGTCAGAGACCTGGAACTTCTGGTCCATCTCCTTCACCTTCCCCGTGACCAAGGAAGTGCCCGTGGTGATCTTATCGCTCAGCCCAATCTTCTTGTCAATGGAGGCCACCTTAGCACCGGCTGTGGATGTGAAGCCGTGCTTCTCATCCAAGGCTTTGGCCTTGCCAACCGCATCTTTGCCTAGCACGAAACCCTTAGCAAGCATAGTGCTCACAACATCCTCAGCCTTGTGGACAACAGTGTTGTCTCCACCAACTGGAACTCTGGTTCCACTCTG
The nucleotide sequence above comes from Miscanthus floridulus cultivar M001 chromosome 18, ASM1932011v1, whole genome shotgun sequence. Encoded proteins:
- the LOC136521659 gene encoding binding partner of ACD11 1-like produces the protein MATAAEVPVEAPVRTVKVTNVSLSATVQDIMEFFSFSGDIEHVEMQSGDEWSQVAYVSFKDAQGAETALLLSGATIVDLSVIIAPAPEYQPPPSVSAPPMSGTRVPVGGDNTVVHKAEDVVSTMLAKGFVLGKDAVGKAKALDEKHGFTSTAGAKVASIDKKIGLSDKITTGTSLVTGKVKEMDQKFQVSDKTKSAFAAAEQKVSSAGSAIMKNRYVFTGASWVTGAFNKVTKAATDVGTMTKEKMAAEEQQKGSGPSSGGHSYTPIR